From Branchiostoma floridae strain S238N-H82 chromosome 5, Bfl_VNyyK, whole genome shotgun sequence:
AAGACAGACACTTACATGCTGATTCTCCTCTATTTCTTGAAGAGCCTTTATTTCCCTGTTTATGGAATAAAATTACACAGTCAGCAAAGCAAAAGTACAGAATCTGCATTGCTTACTTTCTTGCTTATACATGTGCTGTCAATTATTGAGAGCCTTGgacaatgttgaaaattgcaaactGCGCTCCAGCCACCCACCCCCCCAAAATATAGATGCCACTGCTCAAataagtctgcgaaggaggctacaatGTCACATGATTCCCCAAGTACAGCCAGGAGTCTCCAACTTTGTCATACTACACTCAATACGCCACTCTGCGCATACACACAACCATGAATTAGCTTCTATGGTACTGGGTATACCTAAGAGCAGTGTTCGGGATGCCATCTTCCAGCCTCCTCAGTGGAACCTTCTTTAGTGCCACCACTTCACCGCTCTGGAAGGACAAACAAGTGAATTAGCAAACACATTTGCAAGGAATGAAACCGATGTAAAATTTTTGTACCAATTACTATGACCATTGTTTAGTATACAGGTATCTTGTTATGGCTAAAAAGTGTCACTCTTAAAAACCAGACATACACCAAAATGCTACAGGAACTGGTGCACTAGGCTTACATGAGGATAGGTGAAATGAGTAGCGTTACAGGTAATATGGTGAAAACCCTTCTCTTGTCATCCAATGGAACTTCTCCATCCACTAACTTAAAGATTTTTTAAAGGTCAATCCTGATTACAAAGATGAAGATCAAGCTTACCTCTACATGTTTGGCCTTAAACACGATGCCGTGCGCACCCTCCCCAATCCTCTCCATAATAGTGTACTGTTCCATCTTCAGCTAGGCTGTGTCCTGTTGCATCTGCACAGAaataatgttttaaagttatgATGAAGAAACAAACACTTAAAACAAACATCCATAATGGGTACAGTAGTAATAGTAGCATgagaaaactaaaaaaaaaactaactatgaattgaaatgcaaaggAGGTTAGACAAATTTATTTaagaaaagaagtcgaacccaataagtTATAACCAAGaacctagagttagcttttaaaACTAGAGTAGACGCTTGCTATATTGTTTTACACTGTTTGCGCCCCTTCCATGTTACCttcaattagcccacgggcaagactTTGTAATTTAACTTTCATTAACCTTTGGGGACagcataataaacatgtaacgttacaccactATTAGTGAAATCAAGGAGCAAAAGCTCCTTGGAGAAATGTAATTTGTAGACAAAGAGCACAGCCTTTTCAGATTTTTTCAGCAAACCCCAATGTGTATTGCCATGGTAAGAAACAGCTGACAACGTTACATCTTGGATCAGGAAAAACTGACATACAGTAATGCATAAGCTACTACTACCAATAAGCTATCACTTGCAAACACAAGCATATATGAGAACTTGGTGTCGTTGTCGTACATGTAAACATACAGCaaacatggggaggggggcacaagtATGGAAAGGTGGTTTGCGCGTTGCCAggttacatgtacttcattgtTTTACCTGGAATACTCCTGGTGTGTTCGGTGCAAACTGACTGCCTTTCCGCTGTTGAAAAAGTCACATTACTTCCACATTACAGGTGCTGAAACTAGTCTCATATCATGATAGGGCGAACAACGACCGAGGAACCGACATGACAACAAACTATGCTTCCCAGAATGCTTTCAGGGCGTACCATTCAAGTTTAAGGGAGGGGTTAGTATTATTGGTGTTTCAACAAATAGTACACATCgccaatcaatcaatttgtCCGTGTGGAACAAATAAATCTATTTTCTGGAAAAAATAATGCTTTGGCTTATATCAGTTATCTTTGTAATTTGTAGACAAAATGTTTTATATCAACCCCCTCTAATAGCAATGGTATCGACCACCCTAGCAGCAGGTGCATTCCGgtaatctcgaagcagatgttgggtgagATTGTAACGTTTAATAGATGGTTAAGATGACGGAAGTGATTACTGACAGAACAAAAAAGGGATATAACTAAGAAAAATTTATGATGTTCTCTACATTTACCTGACAATGCATTAGATCCTAGTGCCTGAATGCGATAATCAATCAATGAACGTCTATCAGTCTACTTTACTCTACTCATGAAACGCCCTAAAAAGCTTGAAAACCTGGAAGTTATTTGAGATAACGCTACTAGTTAGTATCGCTAATATTTTGATAATCAATACCTTACCATAGTTTGTTTTTGTCCGAGTCATCTAAAGATTAGATTTTCCATGTTTTCTATTCTCTTTTCGTCGTTGAACATCTCGCACTCATcccttgaaaaacaaaaatgaattcCTTGGGATCTATTTGATATGTAGATTGACTTACTTATGTagattagcagatcaaattactggtgaACATGTAAATAACTCTTTTTCAAAACACCTGCTGTTTGTCTACCACTGCCTACCATGGAACGAAACAGACTATGACATAATCGCGATCGCTAGTCACGAGGCACACGCGAGGCAGTCACACAGGTCTTAGCAGCTGCACAGACGACACAGACCTACAGAAGTTTGTCATGTCGATCATAAGCGTTCTGCTATCCGCCCTCAACTGGTCATGGAGCCTCCAGACGTTGCTAGTCGGTGTTGTCGTCATCATCACGACGGTGCTGTGGAAGCGGTCTGCAGCAGCCGGCTTGCCGCCCGGACCGAGAGGACTGCCTCTGGTCGGGAACTTGTTCAGCATGAGCAAAGTAAGATGGTCCAAAGTCCAAAACAATGTGACTTGTGTTCCTTAGCCTCAAGGCTAGAAATTTATCTCTTCCAATGAATATAACTCACGAGGCACAGGGtagaaactttaaaaaaaaagtaatttatcTGACTTCTGTTGTTAGAAGGtcgtatctacatgtacatgttattgtaGAAATGTATAGATTCAGCAGCCGTCGGACCATGCAAATATTGCTGTTGATACAGTTTGAACAAGGACGTCTCTAAATAACATCCTTGGTTTGACCACGTTCATACAGGGTTCGTCAACCTGGATTGACACCTAGATTTGATTTGTTTCTTGACCACCAGGATACCCCAGTAGTTTACCAAGAGTGGTCCAAGAAGTACGGGGACGTCTTCACCGTGTACGCGTTTCGCCGTCCGAGGGTTGTTCTGAACGGCTTTAGCGCCATCCGTGAGGCTCTGGTGACGAACGCAGATGTTTTCTCCAGCCGTCCTCCCTTCCCAGTTTATGGGTCGCCAGATCAGAGTGCAAGAGGTAAGAGTTCAGAAACATGTCAGCCACTGGCAAGGACTGAATATCTGCACCAAAACAGTAGCaccaaatgtacatttttggtggGTACGCTTAGTGACTTTGTATCAGAGAAATATTAATGACGTTTATACATGCTTTATGATTCGCACAGGCCTGGGCTGTCGTTGATAGAACAAGGGGCAGTCTAATATGCAGTACACTACTTGTTGAACACCATCTGCCTATCTTTGCATAGCAGTCTCCCTTTTctgatttttgtgtgtgaccATTGCCCTTCATTCGGAACATGCGATGGAAGATCAATGGCAATATCCGAAGAAAATTAATTAATTTCAATTTGAACGGAATTAAGATTTTTCCCTAGATTTCTCTAAGATCACACTATAATAATAAAACTATATTAACATAAAGTTTTTTTACGTAACATATTTGCAATTGCAGAAGTATTTTCTACATTCTCaattttttatctttttagGATTGCTCTTGGAGCCGTACACTGCTCGTTTCAAAGAGCACAAGAAGTTCACCATGTCCGCTC
This genomic window contains:
- the LOC118416246 gene encoding cytochrome P450 2C16-like, which produces MSIISVLLSALNWSWSLQTLLVGVVVIITTVLWKRSAAAGLPPGPRGLPLVGNLFSMSKDTPVVYQEWSKKYGDVFTVYAFRRPRVVLNGFSAIREALVTNADVFSSRPPFPVYGSPDQSARGLLLEPYTARFKEHKKFTMSALRDFGVGKRSMEGKILEEARSLSDVITKKEKQAFCISRLLKNTTCNVICSLVFGSRY